The nucleotide window AGCTGCGCAAGCTCAACGCGCAGCTGACCGAGCTGACCGACCAGCAGGCCGCGTATATCGGCGTGAAGAAGGAAGGGCCGTACAAGGCGGATCACTACCGCTATTGATTCGGTTCGCCTTCTGCACTCGCCGTGCTCCCCTCTCCCGCTTGCGGGAGAGGGAAGCAATCCTCCGCCAAGGAAGCCAACCAAGGAGCCGTCATGAGACTACTGGTCGTCTGGATCATCAACGCCGTTGCGCTGTTCGTCTTGCCGTACATCATCCCGTCGATCCACATCAAGAGCTTCGGCTCGGCGATGCTGGCGGCGCTGGTGCTGGGTCTGGTCAATACGCTGATCCGTCCGATCCTGGTGCTCCTGACCTTGCCGGTCACGCTGCTGACGCTGGGGCTGTTTATCTTCGTCATCAACGCGCTGCTGTTTCTGTTCGTCGGCAACCTGCTGTCGGGCTTTACCGTCGGCGGCTTCTGGGCGGCCTTGCTGGGCTCCATCCTGTACAGCGTGATCTCGTGGCTGCTGGCCAGCCTGCTGCTGGGCAACCGCGACGACTGACCCTAATCGCGCGCCGCGCCAACGCGGCGCGCCACCATCATGCAAGACCGCTACTTCAGCTTTGAATTCTTCCCGCCCAAGACGGCGGAGGGCACCGAGAAGCTGCGCAACACGCGTGC belongs to Cupriavidus taiwanensis and includes:
- a CDS encoding phage holin family protein produces the protein MRLLVVWIINAVALFVLPYIIPSIHIKSFGSAMLAALVLGLVNTLIRPILVLLTLPVTLLTLGLFIFVINALLFLFVGNLLSGFTVGGFWAALLGSILYSVISWLLASLLLGNRDD